In Methanomassiliicoccales archaeon, the following are encoded in one genomic region:
- the cbiG gene encoding cobalt-precorrin 5A hydrolase — translation MSEAQVIGFAGDEDAALVAEHLGAELVLYDDRAFENAFREGKHIVAVMAMGIVVRKIAPLLRDKWTDPAVVVVPSGLRYAIPLVGGHHGANELAKRLAGIGAEPVITTATEANGKASVEMIMEEHGLTIMNPKSTVAVNRGFLEGDVPVHAIEGPAVVIAGPKVSILFRKGSHIVGLGCNTGTTKEEIVDLVNRTLKDVGIGADDVLAYSTTVKKRREKGLIEAVYELGGDLVFVDDETINSNQGVTPSKAGLIGLVGVAEPSALALSKHHELVMERRAEGNVTIAIAK, via the coding sequence ATGAGCGAGGCGCAAGTCATCGGTTTTGCCGGAGATGAGGACGCCGCACTCGTCGCCGAGCATCTGGGGGCTGAACTGGTCCTCTATGACGATAGGGCATTTGAGAACGCGTTCCGGGAAGGCAAGCACATAGTCGCGGTCATGGCGATGGGGATCGTCGTGCGCAAGATCGCACCGTTGCTCCGGGACAAATGGACCGACCCCGCGGTCGTCGTGGTTCCGTCCGGTCTTCGTTATGCCATACCTTTGGTCGGAGGGCACCATGGGGCCAATGAGCTGGCGAAAAGGCTAGCCGGGATCGGGGCCGAACCGGTAATAACGACGGCCACCGAGGCGAACGGAAAGGCATCGGTCGAGATGATCATGGAAGAACATGGCTTGACAATAATGAACCCAAAATCGACCGTAGCGGTGAACAGGGGTTTCCTGGAAGGGGATGTGCCGGTCCATGCGATAGAAGGGCCTGCGGTGGTCATAGCCGGGCCGAAGGTCTCGATCCTTTTCAGAAAGGGAAGCCACATCGTTGGGCTGGGATGCAACACCGGAACGACCAAGGAAGAGATCGTGGACCTGGTGAACAGAACGTTGAAGGATGTGGGCATTGGGGCCGACGACGTCCTGGCGTACTCCACCACGGTCAAGAAGAGAAGAGAGAAGGGACTGATCGAAGCGGTCTATGAGCTAGGCGGAGATCTGGTCTTCGTCGATGACGAGACAATCAATTCGAACCAGGGAGTAACGCCTTCCAAGGCCGGCCTCATCGGCCTGGTGGGCGTGGCTGAGCCGTCGGCGTTGGCTCTTTCGAAACATCATGAATTGGTAATGGAGAGGAGGGCAGAGGGGAATGTCACAATCGCGATCGCAAAGTGA
- a CDS encoding cobalt-precorrin-4/precorrin-4 C(11)-methyltransferase: MAIVQFVGAGPGDPDLITVKGMDLVMRADVLIYAGSLVNPVIVDRSPAEIKLDSWGMSLEETTRAIVDGLSKGKRVVRLHSGDPSIFGSIVEQIFDLKAMGIDVEIVPGVSSMFAAAAALKTQLTLKGVSDTLIVTRPAGATLESDKIAELSGRGESLVIFLGTDKMEDIMDKVTCPKDTPAAVVYHASWPDQKVVKGTVGDICSKAREAGIEKTALILIGGIVDPEQRYKNSVLYS; encoded by the coding sequence ATGGCGATCGTTCAATTCGTGGGCGCAGGGCCAGGGGATCCGGATTTGATCACCGTAAAGGGGATGGACCTGGTCATGCGGGCAGACGTACTGATCTATGCAGGTTCCCTTGTCAATCCGGTCATTGTCGACCGATCACCGGCCGAGATAAAATTGGACAGCTGGGGCATGAGCCTGGAGGAGACGACCAGAGCGATAGTAGATGGCCTGTCCAAGGGCAAACGCGTGGTCAGGCTGCATAGCGGCGACCCCTCGATCTTCGGATCGATAGTGGAGCAGATCTTCGACCTCAAGGCCATGGGCATCGATGTTGAGATCGTTCCCGGGGTTTCTTCGATGTTCGCTGCTGCCGCCGCTCTAAAGACCCAGTTGACGCTAAAAGGAGTGTCTGACACCCTCATCGTGACCAGGCCGGCCGGAGCCACACTGGAGTCCGACAAGATCGCGGAACTGTCTGGTCGAGGGGAATCGCTGGTCATCTTCCTTGGCACCGATAAGATGGAGGACATCATGGATAAGGTGACGTGTCCCAAGGACACGCCCGCGGCCGTCGTCTATCATGCTTCCTGGCCCGACCAGAAAGTGGTCAAAGGCACCGTGGGTGATATCTGTTCCAAGGCCAGAGAGGCAGGGATCGAGAAGACGGCCCTGATCCTCATCGGCGGGATAGTCGATCCTGAACAGCGCTACAAGAACTCGGTGCTATATTCATGA
- a CDS encoding cobalt-factor II C(20)-methyltransferase: MLIGLGLGPGDKELLTLKAVRLLKSADKVFVPGKIAYELVRDHVEPEVLDFPMTGDEDLIRKRLEAQGERIAPFAKKGMVIFGMIGDPSFYSTFSRLCHIMYAKYPEIQFEVEPGISSITAFASRVAGLSINGGFVVSDGSEPESMVLLKVRHPRDKMLELKEQGYREFHLAERIYMSGEKIYTEEEMPEHSDYFSIMFARR, from the coding sequence ATGCTGATCGGACTAGGGTTAGGGCCAGGGGACAAAGAGCTGCTCACTCTGAAAGCAGTGAGGCTTCTCAAATCAGCGGACAAAGTGTTCGTTCCGGGAAAAATAGCCTATGAACTGGTAAGGGACCACGTGGAACCGGAAGTCCTCGACTTTCCGATGACCGGGGATGAGGACCTCATAAGGAAGAGGCTAGAGGCCCAGGGCGAACGGATAGCACCATTCGCCAAGAAAGGGATGGTTATCTTCGGAATGATCGGAGATCCGAGTTTCTATTCCACGTTCTCAAGGCTGTGCCACATCATGTATGCCAAATATCCAGAGATACAGTTCGAGGTGGAGCCAGGGATCAGCTCCATCACCGCGTTCGCCTCTCGTGTGGCGGGGCTGTCGATCAACGGTGGATTCGTGGTCTCTGACGGATCAGAGCCTGAGAGTATGGTGTTGCTAAAAGTAAGGCATCCTCGGGATAAGATGCTCGAGCTGAAGGAACAAGGCTACCGAGAGTTCCACTTGGCGGAAAGGATCTACATGTCAGGAGAGAAGATCTACACAGAAGAGGAAATGCCCGAGCACAGCGACTATTTCTCGATAATGTTCGCGAGGCGATGA
- a CDS encoding methyltransferase domain-containing protein yields the protein MYYPTQGQMTLPGGPTQDEVLAVSLFKSGLRREDIFADLGCGTGKVSIEAAKICAKVDAVDIRAEAIAYARLESEKAGSKNIDFHHCTAAEYLRNDPQIDVAFLGGSKGLKETLEELDRLKVRTVVVNAVLTRTLEDAVSTMNRLGTFKEALQVNVARSYQLAGSMMFKPIDPVFIIVGCRER from the coding sequence ATGTATTATCCAACTCAGGGTCAAATGACGCTTCCGGGAGGACCTACGCAGGACGAAGTTCTCGCAGTCTCGCTATTCAAGTCGGGATTGCGCAGAGAGGATATTTTCGCAGATCTAGGCTGCGGGACGGGAAAAGTGAGCATCGAGGCGGCCAAGATATGCGCAAAGGTCGATGCGGTCGATATCCGGGCCGAGGCGATTGCGTATGCCAGACTTGAGTCTGAAAAGGCCGGTTCAAAGAACATCGATTTCCACCATTGCACTGCCGCGGAGTACCTGAGGAACGACCCGCAGATCGATGTGGCATTCCTTGGAGGTTCCAAAGGGCTGAAGGAGACCTTGGAGGAGCTTGACCGACTGAAGGTCAGGACCGTGGTGGTCAATGCGGTCCTAACCAGAACGCTGGAGGACGCGGTGTCGACAATGAATAGACTTGGAACCTTCAAAGAGGCCCTCCAGGTCAATGTTGCCAGATCATATCAACTGGCGGGATCGATGATGTTCAAACCGATCGATCCGGTCTTTATCATAGTAGGGTGCAGGGAAAGGTAG
- a CDS encoding bifunctional precorrin-2 dehydrogenase/sirohydrochlorin ferrochelatase: MLDARGKRVIVFGGGEVGLRKALFFAREADVTVVSRTFVPGFGSVEKEVKRIESEIGTEQEALIDVSDFVIIATGDRELNDRLEARAIGSGKFCNRADGISSFLIPSVVERRNFLVAISTMGRSPAMSRYLRREVEANLGAEMSLMIDLQEELRKKARCLIPGQLERERFLWNVLGDESIWEALGHDPDQAKIIAFRKLEAERADHI, from the coding sequence ATGTTAGACGCACGCGGGAAGCGTGTCATCGTGTTCGGGGGCGGGGAGGTCGGGTTACGCAAGGCTCTGTTCTTTGCCCGTGAGGCCGATGTCACCGTAGTAAGTAGGACCTTCGTTCCAGGGTTCGGATCGGTCGAAAAGGAAGTCAAGAGGATAGAATCAGAGATCGGTACCGAGCAGGAAGCATTGATCGACGTTTCCGATTTTGTCATCATTGCCACAGGTGACCGCGAGCTGAATGACAGGCTAGAGGCCAGAGCAATTGGGTCTGGCAAGTTCTGCAATCGAGCGGACGGGATATCGTCGTTCCTCATCCCTTCCGTTGTAGAGCGGCGCAACTTCCTGGTAGCGATATCCACCATGGGCAGGAGCCCCGCGATGTCCCGCTACCTCAGGAGAGAGGTCGAGGCGAACCTCGGCGCGGAGATGTCCCTGATGATCGATCTTCAGGAGGAACTGAGAAAGAAGGCCAGGTGCCTCATTCCAGGCCAGCTGGAAAGGGAAAGATTCCTCTGGAACGTCCTGGGAGATGAATCCATATGGGAAGCGCTAGGTCATGACCCGGACCAGGCTAAGATCATAGCGTTCAGAAAGCTGGAGGCGGAACGTGCAGACCATATTTAG
- the hemA gene encoding glutamyl-tRNA reductase → MQTIFSAHITHKSAGLDQMEAIGGQEPVEMLHDIMALEGVKECALLKTCNRVEIYTVTEEYGTTRKKVEEYINGFIPFNNHENLVQFLTNMDSVRHLLRVSSGLESMIIGEDQIQMQVKESFDRALHEKCLGPVLSLVFRKSISVGKKVRTETGVNKGCVSIGSAAVEMAESKLGSLKNKNVLVIGAGEMATLIAKHLIGKGPETVFVSNRTYSRAVELAWALNGKAIRFDALNHFLAQSDVVLVATSASHMVLEKRHLESAMSLREQKGPMLVIDVSFPRNVSLDIQEVPDVQLYDIDGLRDVAQENVMRRKSEMRSAERIISEELDLLDRSLEEMRAGLMLSRLYRKFNEIREREVIKASNRLASGEDAHEVIDDFARSLMNRFLADPTEVIKCATRNGDDRLLDTTMELFKIEGDVGVSGVQTEKIADECHGSGDGP, encoded by the coding sequence GTGCAGACCATATTTAGTGCCCATATCACCCACAAGAGCGCCGGTCTTGATCAGATGGAGGCCATCGGCGGCCAGGAACCGGTCGAGATGCTGCACGACATAATGGCCTTGGAAGGGGTCAAGGAGTGCGCCCTGCTCAAGACTTGCAACCGGGTGGAGATCTATACCGTCACCGAGGAGTATGGGACCACCAGAAAGAAGGTGGAGGAGTACATCAACGGATTCATACCGTTCAACAACCATGAGAACCTGGTCCAGTTCCTGACAAATATGGACTCCGTCCGGCATCTCCTGCGAGTATCGAGCGGTCTGGAGTCTATGATAATCGGCGAGGACCAGATCCAGATGCAGGTGAAGGAGTCCTTTGACCGGGCACTTCATGAAAAATGCCTCGGCCCGGTGCTCTCACTGGTGTTCCGAAAGAGCATAAGTGTCGGGAAGAAGGTGAGGACGGAGACCGGCGTCAACAAAGGATGCGTCTCCATCGGGTCCGCCGCGGTCGAGATGGCCGAGTCAAAGCTGGGCAGCCTGAAGAACAAGAACGTCCTGGTGATCGGGGCGGGAGAGATGGCCACGCTGATCGCCAAACATCTGATAGGGAAGGGTCCGGAGACGGTCTTCGTTTCCAATCGCACCTATTCGAGGGCGGTCGAGCTGGCCTGGGCGCTGAATGGAAAAGCGATACGTTTCGACGCTCTCAATCATTTCCTGGCCCAATCGGACGTGGTTCTGGTGGCCACCTCGGCCTCTCACATGGTCCTGGAGAAGCGCCATCTCGAATCGGCCATGTCGTTGAGGGAACAAAAAGGTCCAATGCTGGTGATCGACGTTTCGTTCCCGCGCAACGTCTCTCTGGACATTCAAGAGGTTCCGGATGTCCAACTGTACGATATCGATGGCCTAAGGGACGTGGCACAGGAGAACGTCATGCGCAGGAAAAGCGAAATGCGCAGCGCCGAAAGGATAATCTCCGAGGAACTGGACCTACTGGACAGATCGCTGGAGGAGATGAGGGCCGGGCTGATGCTGAGCCGACTATACCGTAAGTTCAACGAGATACGCGAGAGAGAAGTGATCAAGGCATCGAACAGATTGGCTTCGGGGGAGGATGCTCATGAGGTCATCGATGATTTCGCCAGGTCGCTGATGAACCGCTTCCTGGCCGATCCGACAGAAGTGATCAAATGCGCCACCAGGAATGGGGACGACCGCCTGCTGGACACGACGATGGAATTGTTCAAGATAGAGGGTGATGTAGGTGTTTCCGGAGTGCAGACCGAGAAGATTGCGGATGAATGCCACGGTTCGGGAGATGGTCCGTGA
- the hemB gene encoding porphobilinogen synthase, with amino-acid sequence MNATVREMVRETRLSTKDLISPIFVDENSTKPKEIQSMPGVFNLPMDQVVNEANQVSQLGIPAVLLFGIPKKKDEGGSEAWSAAGVVQRAIREIKNGSDVAVIADLCLCEYTSHGHCGAVKDGQVMNDETIELYGRTAVAQARAGADMVAPSGMMDGQVFAIRRALDEAGFEDVPIMSYSAKYASAFYGPFRDAAQSTPQFGDRRTHQMDPGNAREALREMEEDLVEGADILMVKPALAYLDVIKEARARFDAPIAAYNVSGEYSMIKAAARNGWIDHDRAMIESLTSIKRAGADMMITYFAKDAAKLIRGGN; translated from the coding sequence ATGAATGCCACGGTTCGGGAGATGGTCCGTGAGACCAGGCTGTCGACGAAGGACCTGATAAGCCCCATCTTCGTGGACGAGAACAGTACCAAACCGAAGGAGATCCAGTCCATGCCGGGGGTATTCAACCTTCCGATGGACCAGGTCGTCAATGAAGCCAACCAGGTCTCTCAGCTTGGGATACCGGCGGTGTTGCTGTTCGGCATTCCGAAGAAAAAGGATGAGGGGGGCAGTGAGGCCTGGAGCGCCGCCGGCGTGGTCCAAAGGGCCATCAGGGAGATCAAGAACGGGTCCGATGTGGCAGTGATAGCCGATCTCTGCCTTTGCGAGTATACATCGCATGGTCACTGCGGGGCTGTGAAGGACGGTCAGGTGATGAACGATGAGACGATCGAACTGTATGGCCGCACCGCGGTCGCCCAGGCCAGGGCCGGAGCCGACATGGTCGCTCCAAGCGGAATGATGGACGGTCAGGTGTTCGCCATCCGCAGGGCGCTGGACGAGGCCGGTTTCGAGGACGTGCCGATCATGTCATATTCCGCAAAATACGCCTCGGCGTTCTACGGACCGTTCCGGGATGCCGCCCAATCGACCCCTCAGTTCGGGGACCGACGGACGCATCAGATGGACCCAGGGAACGCGCGGGAAGCGTTGAGGGAGATGGAAGAGGATCTGGTGGAGGGCGCGGACATACTGATGGTAAAGCCTGCCCTGGCATATCTGGACGTAATAAAGGAGGCGAGGGCGAGGTTCGATGCCCCTATCGCCGCCTACAATGTCTCAGGTGAGTATTCGATGATCAAGGCGGCCGCCCGCAACGGCTGGATAGACCATGACCGGGCGATGATTGAATCTCTGACATCGATAAAACGTGCTGGAGCCGACATGATGATCACGTATTTTGCCAAGGATGCTGCGAAGCTGATCAGGGGCGGTAACTGA
- the hemL gene encoding glutamate-1-semialdehyde 2,1-aminomutase, which translates to MNERSNSKALFEQAKELIPGGVSSPVRAFQPYPCYIKAGKGSRITDVDDNEYLDYCMAYGPLILGHAYPKVVEAIRSQADLGTLYGAPIEKEIEFARLINRCYPSMEMMRFVNSGTEATMHAIRLARGYSGRKKIIKVEGAFHGSHDAVLVKAGSGATTHSIPDSAGVPEEVTRNTLIVPYNDPDSVIRSIRENRNEVAAMILEPVIGNAGPILPKEGYLRHLREIATDEDVLLIFDEVITGFRLALGGAQEHYHVRPDITTLGKIAGGGMPIGVFGASKEIMGRISPSGNVYQAGTFSGNPMSLTAGIETVRELATIGHESLNANGERLRQGLEAILNEFHVRYRVSGIGSMFQVFFTTGEVNNYQDAKRSDSVLFMKVFHKLLENGIYLPPSQYETNFLSTAHTESDVDDTVSAFAMALGEVTR; encoded by the coding sequence ATGAACGAAAGGAGCAACTCCAAAGCATTGTTCGAACAGGCCAAGGAACTGATCCCCGGTGGTGTGTCCAGTCCGGTCCGGGCCTTCCAGCCGTATCCTTGTTACATCAAAGCTGGCAAAGGGAGCAGGATAACCGATGTGGATGACAACGAGTACCTCGATTATTGCATGGCCTACGGTCCTTTGATCCTAGGTCATGCCTACCCGAAGGTCGTCGAGGCCATCAGGTCCCAGGCAGACCTGGGCACCCTATACGGTGCGCCGATAGAGAAGGAGATCGAATTTGCCCGCCTGATCAACCGCTGCTATCCATCCATGGAGATGATGAGGTTCGTGAACTCGGGGACCGAGGCGACCATGCATGCCATCCGATTGGCGCGCGGTTACTCCGGGCGCAAGAAGATCATCAAGGTGGAGGGGGCGTTCCACGGTTCGCACGATGCCGTTCTGGTGAAGGCCGGTTCAGGCGCAACGACCCATTCGATACCAGATTCCGCAGGAGTGCCCGAGGAGGTGACCAGGAACACCCTGATCGTTCCCTACAATGATCCTGATTCAGTGATCCGTTCGATCAGGGAGAACAGGAACGAGGTGGCGGCCATGATCCTGGAGCCGGTAATAGGTAACGCCGGGCCGATTCTGCCCAAGGAAGGGTACCTCAGGCATCTGCGGGAGATAGCCACCGACGAGGATGTGCTGCTGATCTTCGACGAGGTCATAACCGGCTTCAGATTGGCCTTGGGCGGGGCCCAGGAGCATTATCACGTCCGACCGGACATCACCACTCTGGGCAAGATCGCCGGGGGCGGTATGCCCATAGGGGTCTTCGGGGCCTCAAAGGAGATCATGGGCAGGATATCGCCATCGGGCAATGTCTACCAGGCAGGAACTTTCAGCGGCAACCCCATGTCCTTGACCGCCGGCATCGAGACGGTCAGAGAGCTCGCCACGATCGGGCACGAATCACTGAATGCCAACGGCGAGCGGTTGAGGCAAGGGTTGGAGGCGATACTGAACGAGTTCCATGTCCGGTATCGGGTCTCGGGCATCGGGTCAATGTTCCAGGTGTTCTTCACGACCGGCGAGGTCAATAACTATCAGGATGCGAAGAGGAGCGACTCCGTCCTGTTCATGAAGGTGTTCCATAAGCTGTTGGAGAACGGGATATACCTTCCTCCCTCGCAATATGAGACGAATTTCCTTTCCACGGCGCACACTGAATCGGATGTAGATGACACCGTAAGCGCTTTCGCCATGGCACTGGGGGAGGTGACCAGATGA
- the hemC gene encoding hydroxymethylbilane synthase, whose product MILGTRGSRLAMAQSDMVLKLMRERYPEEMMELKIVSTVGDRVRDQPLASLGGFGAFVKELDNKILSGEIDIAVNSLKDMPVVPTEGTEIAAILPRGNVEDVLVSTVPLERMPPGSVIGTSSVRRRCLLLNLRPDLVVKDLRGNVPTRVGKMRDGTFDGIVLARAGIERLNLDCKMYVLDPEQFIPAVGQGAIAIVCKEGSPYSRMLAAFDDADTRTCVEAERYVMRSLGGGCSIPIGIWATKSDISLRLRAIVMDSDGMTSFRLDRSIDIGSLDEGLDSVSKELLYAWELVK is encoded by the coding sequence ATGATCCTGGGAACTAGGGGCAGCAGGCTGGCAATGGCCCAGTCCGATATGGTCCTGAAGCTGATGAGGGAAAGATATCCGGAGGAGATGATGGAACTGAAGATCGTCTCCACCGTCGGCGATCGCGTCAGAGACCAGCCCTTGGCATCCCTGGGCGGCTTCGGTGCTTTCGTCAAGGAGCTGGACAATAAGATCCTCTCGGGAGAGATCGACATCGCGGTGAACAGCCTGAAGGATATGCCCGTGGTGCCGACGGAAGGCACCGAGATAGCCGCCATCCTGCCCCGCGGGAATGTGGAGGATGTGCTGGTCTCGACCGTCCCTCTCGAGCGCATGCCGCCAGGTTCTGTCATAGGCACGTCCAGCGTAAGACGCCGCTGTCTGCTCCTTAACCTGCGGCCAGACCTGGTGGTCAAGGACCTCCGGGGCAATGTGCCGACCAGAGTGGGAAAGATGAGGGACGGGACCTTCGATGGCATAGTCCTGGCAAGGGCTGGAATAGAGAGGCTGAACCTCGACTGCAAGATGTACGTCCTGGACCCGGAGCAGTTCATCCCCGCCGTCGGGCAGGGGGCGATAGCCATAGTGTGCAAGGAGGGTTCTCCGTACTCACGGATGCTGGCGGCCTTCGACGATGCGGACACCAGGACATGCGTGGAGGCGGAACGGTACGTGATGAGGTCGCTGGGAGGGGGGTGCTCGATCCCTATCGGGATCTGGGCGACAAAGAGCGACATCTCGCTCCGTCTGCGCGCCATCGTCATGGACTCGGATGGAATGACATCCTTCCGTCTGGACCGCTCGATCGACATTGGATCACTGGATGAGGGCCTTGATTCGGTGTCCAAAGAGCTCTTGTATGCCTGGGAGTTGGTCAAATGA
- the cobA gene encoding uroporphyrinogen-III C-methyltransferase: MRIKGEVYLVGAGPGDMELITVKGMRLIGEADVLVYDSLIGMKLLDSARPDAELIDVGKRGSFHKAEQEEINQILVDKAAEGKMVVRLKGGDSFLFGRGGEEAEALRAAGIAVHVVPGVSASLSVPALSGIPVTHRDMASMVTIVTGHESALKDSEVLDWCNLAKLGGTIVIMMGMSNLAKNMERLVSGGMDPEMPVTVIEKGSTPEQRTACSDISHIAAECRTRGISSPAVIVVGKVAALGKTLGDLR; the protein is encoded by the coding sequence ATGAGGATCAAAGGTGAGGTTTACCTGGTGGGTGCCGGTCCCGGCGATATGGAACTGATCACCGTCAAAGGAATGCGACTCATCGGGGAGGCGGACGTGTTGGTTTATGACTCGCTGATCGGCATGAAGCTGCTGGATTCTGCCCGTCCGGATGCGGAACTGATCGACGTGGGCAAGCGGGGTTCATTCCACAAGGCGGAACAGGAGGAGATCAACCAGATACTTGTGGACAAAGCAGCCGAAGGGAAAATGGTGGTCCGGCTGAAGGGCGGGGACTCCTTCCTGTTCGGCAGGGGCGGGGAAGAGGCGGAGGCACTTCGGGCGGCCGGAATAGCCGTGCACGTGGTGCCTGGTGTTTCCGCATCGTTGTCCGTTCCGGCCCTGTCCGGGATCCCGGTGACCCACCGCGATATGGCCTCGATGGTCACCATAGTGACCGGTCATGAATCCGCCCTGAAGGACTCGGAGGTCCTGGACTGGTGCAACCTGGCTAAGCTCGGGGGTACCATCGTGATCATGATGGGCATGTCCAACCTCGCCAAGAACATGGAGCGGCTGGTCTCAGGTGGGATGGATCCCGAGATGCCTGTCACCGTCATCGAGAAGGGAAGCACGCCCGAGCAGAGAACGGCATGTTCGGACATCTCCCACATCGCGGCGGAATGCCGTACCCGAGGGATATCCTCGCCCGCGGTGATCGTGGTGGGAAAGGTGGCCGCCCTCGGCAAGACCCTGGGGGATCTTCGTTGA
- a CDS encoding uroporphyrinogen-III synthase yields the protein MTTIAILRPSDRMEESVDLARSMGFDTVFASPIDLKTNDTPEFAAFLQGLANGDVDIVVLTSSTAVKSTFELARKHGQVEELSRGLRQIKAIAIGPVTARAAENEWIKVDTLPEKFTSEGLVTLLAKEHIEGRQIVILRSDQGSEVLKKGLVGLGASVQEIVVYKLSRVKAGRPLLDAFYKGVRGDIDVFAFTSSMSAKSFIDEARKHYTDEEVDDMLDCAIVAAIGEPTKQTLEDMGVRVDVMPEKATFEDLLKAVASSVKGERSKVRSSH from the coding sequence TTGACCACCATCGCCATCCTGAGGCCTTCCGACCGAATGGAAGAGTCGGTCGATCTGGCCAGAAGTATGGGGTTCGACACCGTGTTCGCCTCGCCCATCGACCTCAAGACGAACGACACGCCGGAGTTCGCCGCCTTCCTCCAGGGCCTGGCGAACGGTGATGTGGATATCGTCGTTCTAACCTCGTCCACCGCCGTCAAATCGACGTTCGAACTGGCAAGAAAACATGGCCAGGTGGAGGAGCTCAGCCGAGGGCTGCGCCAAATAAAGGCGATCGCCATCGGTCCGGTGACCGCCAGGGCTGCGGAGAACGAGTGGATCAAGGTCGACACACTTCCCGAGAAGTTCACCTCGGAAGGGTTGGTGACCCTGCTGGCCAAAGAGCACATCGAAGGCAGGCAGATCGTTATCTTGCGGTCCGATCAGGGCTCCGAGGTCCTGAAGAAGGGGCTGGTCGGTCTGGGGGCGAGCGTTCAGGAGATAGTGGTCTACAAGCTGTCCAGGGTGAAGGCGGGACGGCCGCTGCTGGACGCCTTCTACAAAGGGGTCCGGGGGGACATCGACGTGTTCGCATTCACAAGCTCCATGTCCGCCAAGTCGTTCATTGACGAGGCCAGGAAGCACTACACCGATGAAGAGGTGGACGACATGCTGGATTGCGCGATCGTGGCGGCCATCGGCGAACCGACGAAGCAGACCCTGGAGGACATGGGGGTAAGGGTGGACGTGATGCCAGAGAAGGCGACCTTCGAGGATCTTCTAAAGGCCGTCGCCAGCTCTGTCAAGGGAGAACGGTCCAAGGTCCGATCCAGTCATTGA
- the nikR gene encoding nickel-responsive transcriptional regulator NikR, translating into MDYVTRIGVSVEPDLLTSFDELIERKGYATRSEAIRDLIKGMLIEETLKDDKAHTVGSITLVYDHTKGGVNEGLMAVQHKHHHIISSSIHIHLDTEKCLEVLVVHGSMKEVTKLSEAINSIKGITQGKPVLMSGEPVDHKHEHE; encoded by the coding sequence ATGGATTACGTAACCAGAATCGGCGTCTCTGTCGAACCTGACCTTTTGACGAGCTTCGATGAGCTCATCGAAAGAAAAGGATATGCCACCCGTTCTGAGGCCATCCGTGATCTGATAAAAGGGATGCTAATAGAAGAGACCCTGAAAGATGACAAGGCCCATACCGTGGGCTCCATCACGCTGGTGTACGATCATACCAAAGGCGGCGTCAACGAAGGGTTGATGGCCGTCCAGCATAAACATCACCATATAATATCATCGTCCATCCACATCCATCTGGATACGGAAAAATGTCTTGAGGTGCTCGTCGTTCATGGTTCCATGAAGGAAGTGACCAAGCTCTCCGAGGCGATCAACAGCATAAAGGGAATAACCCAGGGCAAACCGGTGCTGATGTCGGGTGAACCGGTGGACCACAAGCACGAGCATGAGTGA